The Siniperca chuatsi isolate FFG_IHB_CAS linkage group LG9, ASM2008510v1, whole genome shotgun sequence genome includes a region encoding these proteins:
- the zgc:158689 gene encoding brain-specific angiogenesis inhibitor 1-associated protein 2: protein MSRTEEVNKMTENVYKGILDQFNPSLKNFVTMGKHYEKALTGVTVAAKGYFDALVKLGELASDSQGSKELGDTLFQMAEVHRQIQVQLEDVLKLFHSELLAQLEQKLELDIKYLTATLKKYQSERRSKSESIERCQSQLKKLRRKSQGSRHPNKYGDREMQFVELMSRRQGELDALVATGYKSALTEERRRYCFLVDRQCCVTKLLINYHSKVRELLSQKLSSWQQSCSQPTKLPERALNLLRHTAPQSSGAAGIAEVLRHTKLGSAQPEQRLSVQEVPPLLNGDSSRSQQQRSLPSSSQSETCPPQGSPQTFRSVSAGGAAGGSSRGASPQHASTPLSASASPLPDSSASGSTSPVSSTPTTTGSSAQQSSLLLATNTSNLSPCLIPSTVMSLSQISPASGSLQGMTLPIPHSAPHSPPLPHSAPLSRAMTPVQLLHQQVGPGGSNTSSPSHNPWVLKTTEMCATATLPLPRRPVSEMRLGGFQGSSLPRMLPLSGPTRVEAMFPHTPGALEGGGMGGGACLLHFQPGDNITLLISEPRDGWHYGQNERTGRKGWFPFSYTQPHHSKMDHLESSLFLSKANSTSTGQLDKLVSPGFPALTPESEEERSLPPQRVSTFRPRPYSMADSNKITSELVSPPPSPTRLNPFAHVRLRRTVTNDRSAPIIE, encoded by the exons ATGTCTCGGACAGAAGAGGTCAACaagatgacagaaaatgtctACAAG GGGATTCTGGACCAGTTCAACCCCAGTCTGAAGAACTTTGTCACCATGGGGAAACACTATGAGAAAGCCCTGACAG GGGTAACTGTGGCAGCCAAAGGGTATTTCGATGCTCTGGTGAAACTCGGAGAACTGGCGAGCGACAGCCAAGGCTCCAAAGAGCTGG GAGACACGCTGTTTCAGATGGCCGAGGTCCACAGACAGATTCAGGTGCAGCTGGAAGATGTG TTGAAGCTGTTTCACTCTGAGCTGCTCGCCCAGTTGGAGCAGAAGCTGGAACTGGATATTAAATACCTCACA GCCACTCTAAAGAAGTATCAGAGTGAGCGGAGGTCTAAATCGGAGTCTATCGAGCGCTGCCAGTCCCAGCTGAAGAAACTCCGCAGGAAGAGCCAGGGCAGTCGTCACCCAAACAAatatggagacagagagatgcaG tttgtgGAGTTGATGAGTCGTCGCCAAGGCGAGCTGGATGCACTGGTTGCCACGGGTTACAAGTCCGCGCTCACCGAGGAAAGGAGACGATATTGCTTCCTGGTGGACAGACAGTGTTGTGTTACCAAACTGCTTATTAACTACCACTCCAAG GTGAGAGAGCTTCTGTCGCAGAAACTGTCATCTTGGCAGCAGTCATGTTCTCAGCCCACAAAACTCCCAGAGCGCGCTCTAAACCTGCTGCGTCACACTGCGCCTCAAAGCTCAGGGGCTGCTGGGATAGCCGAGGTCCTCCGCCACACCAAGCTGGGCTCTGCTCAGCCAGAACAG AGGCTCTCTGTTCAAGAAGTCCCTCCTCTGTTGAATGGAGACTCCAGTCGCTCCCAGCAGCAACGCTcgctcccctcctcctcccagagTGAAACCTGTCCCCCTCAGGGCTCCCCCCAGACTTTCCGCTCTGTCTCcgctggaggagctgctggaggtTCATCACGAGGAGCGTCTCCTCAGCACGCCAGCACACCCCTCAGTGCATCAGCCAGCCCCCTCCCTGACAGCAGCGCCAGCGGCAGCACCAGCCCCGTTTCATCCACTCCCACCACTACTGGCAGCTCGGCCCAGCAAAGCTCTCTCCTCCTGGCAACCAACACATCCAACCTCTCCCCGTGTCTCATCCCCTCCACGGTGATGTCGCTCAGCCAGATCTCCCCGGCCAGTGGCTCCTTGCAAGGCATGACCCTCCCCATCCCCCACAGTGCTCCTCACAGTCCTCCACTGCCCCACAGTGCTCCTCTCTCCAGGGCCATGACTCCTGTGCAGTTACTGCACCAACAGGTGGGACCAGGAGGGAGCAACACTTCATCACCATCACACAATCCCTGGGTGCTGAAGACCACTGAGATGTGTGCAACAGCAACTCTTCCACTGCCGAGGAGACCTGTCAGTGAAATGAGGCTGGGTGGCTTTCAGG GCTCCAGTCTCCCCAGGATGCTACCTTTATCTGGACCTACACGTGTGGAAGCCATGTTCCCTCACACTCCTGGAGCGTTAGAGGGCGGCGGCATGGGGGGCGGAGCTTGCTTACTACACTTCCAACCTGGTGACAACATCACCCTGCTCATCTCTGAGCCCAGAGACGGGTGGCACTACGGTCAAAATGAACGAACTGGACG GAAAGGCTGGTTCCCTTTCTCCTACACTCAGCCACACCACAGTAAGATGGATCACCTCGAGAG CTCCCTCTTCTTATCTAAGGCTAACAGCACCAGTACGGGCCAGCTCGACAAGCTAGTGTCTCCAGGTTTCCCAGCCCTCACCCCTGAATCAGAGGAGGAGCGCTCCCTTCCTCCCCAGAGGGTCAGCACTTTCCGCCCGCGCCCGTACAGCATGGCCGACAGCAACAAG ATCACCTCAGAATTGGTCTCTCCACCACCCTCCCCAACCAG GCTCAATCCATTTGCCCACGTCCGACTCAGAAGAACTGTCACCAACGATCGCTCAGCTCCCATCATTGAGTGA